The Anabas testudineus chromosome 15, fAnaTes1.2, whole genome shotgun sequence DNA segment TTTGAAAGACGAACAGGGGAAAAGAAAGGCAGCTGCTTTACAAAGACTGTAAACTGTTCAGAATCAGCACTTCACAAGTGTTCAAGGTGATCCGATTGACATTAACaattgtgtctttttaatgtaTGTGTGCCCTCCACCCACTTTACTTCATACCTACTGTTCAATGTGTGCTAGGCAAAAGACTTCTTCTGTGCTGCAAGAGTACATACTTGCATAGGAGAACAGATTTAACCTCAGTCTATGTATATGATCATCATGATAGTGGTTATGCCAAAAGCAAATGTGACCACAATAATGCAGGTTATGCAGCTGCACTGACTCCTGATACAAAGCAAGTGTTAAATGGAATTGAAGCACAGCTGTTATTAGTGTTTTGCAGGTCATTCATAAGGGGCAGGCTGCCTTATATTAATAACAGGATGATATGGAAATGGACTTTGTCTGGTTATCAAGATAGTCACcgtttgttctctctctcttcacaaAGTGGACAAACACACTCATCTTGAGAGCGTCAGCCCTGAACCTCATGTTTTCTCCTTTAATCACAGGGAGCAGCTATAGAAATTGAAATTCGCACAGCCTCTCTGTAAAAGATGAATACATAAATATGGGTTTTGGCTTTGATCAGCTGCAGACCAGTGAGAGCAGGTCAACTCCTATTCTTTTTAATAACCACTCCCTTTGATAGTAATCTTAATTAGTGGTCCACACCTTTCTTGAAGGCTATTGACAGAAAACTGGAAACTTAATTGGGTTGTCCCTGTACCTAGCAGCCAgtactaaacacacacacacacacacacacacacacactctaacacaaacacagaccatATGACCACATCACCCCAATGAAATGACCTCATTTACTCAACTTCTGCCTGTAACTTGGCCAGCACCCTCCTCATAGCTCTGTAGCTACACTGGATTTCTGCAGTCTATCACAGAGATCCAGTGCTGAGCTTATTAGGTGCACTTCCAAGAGGCTTATTTCCCATACTCTGACAAGATATCATGAATTCAAATTACTGCCATGCATAACACTAATCTAGTCTTAATTATGCCATTGACTGTCTGTCTTCAAATAGTCCACATTTCAAAGAGTTCATCTTAGCATCTTCTTTTACCGTTTCTGCCTTGTGAGGAGGAAACTGACTTTATTTGCACACGGGTTCATTAGAAGGCTACCTGGCTTCAGAGCCACAAAGCTGTCTGTTAGTAAGAAGTTGGTCTTGGCGACTCCTAACTATTCCAAGgcacaaaaacagcatttgtttagggaaaaaaaagaagaagaaaactaacaaatacagctttaaaaaaCTAACGAAAACACTGAAATCCCCAGCGGAAACTTCGACAACTTAGCTTTAGCAACAGTAGTAGTGTTTCAGGCTGCGGCTAACAAGAGACACACGGCTAAAGACACATGAAATGTTGACGTTTCTTTCACTCGAGCCTTTTCTTTTCTCGTTCGGGTTTCGGGGGAAGCCTCGTTTCACTTTCCATCACTTACCATCTTCCTTCTCGTCGAAAACGGGTCTCTTTGAAGAACTGTTGGCTCCcatcctcttcttccacttgcCCCAGTGAAACATCGATGCTCAGATTGCATTCCTCGCCTCTTGAAGAGAAACTACACCTCTGTGTTGGACCCCCTCCgaaaaatattgtaataataaccATGCATTTCCCCTAAACCGTGTCCGTCAGAccgctttatttatttattagtagtattttttttttttttttgtattttctcccCCGTTATTTATTTCTGCCGAAGATTTGAGCACCGCGAGTTAAAGTCTTTCTAAACCTCGGGAGAGGAAGTGTAGCAGGTACCGACggactgtgaaatgttttcagaGAAACACTGTTCGTTAGTTACAGCTAGAGGTTGACGTATTCACTCGGTACTAGTACTGATCAGTTGTCTTCCGTAGCCTGCTAAACACACCGAGAGACTCATGTTTGTCGGGCTGACAGTATGAGCTACGTCCACCTCCACTAGTTTGCTAAACCTAAACAGGAAGTCGATGTGTTTTGCATCGAAAATAAAAGCGTGGCAAAGCAACTGCTGCCAACTCACATTAGCGCAGGCAAATCCATGCCAACAGTGCAGTCCAGTCCAGAAAAGGTAATTACAAATTCAAGTTCGTGtgacataataaataataataagagacAGGAAAGGACGTTATTGGTGGATCAGGAAACAATATAAATTACACAATTCTCCCATTGTTTTTGGCCTATAGACTATGCACTTATCTTTTATTAGAACGGGAAACAAGCAAACAACGAATTTAGTCATAGATTTGTTGTAAGAAATCTTTCTCATGTTGCTTATTTTTGTTCATATGCTTTTTTTCCAGCGTGCCACCGAGGCTTTTATGTTGAAAGCAGTAACCGGAAGCCACCCGCGGGCATTGGGCCTAGCTTGACAGTTGTGAGAGTAGTGTGACAGTTTCTGGCCAGTGACTGTAGTCGACGTAGCTCTGGATCACAGCCTGTCATGAATATCAACACGTAAGGACGAGCCTGCGAGTGTGGAGCCAGGACAGCCCAGCACAAAGCAGAAGGTTTTCATCGTTTGTTACCAGCAGAGATCTGCAGCTCTCCCCACGGCTGAATGAACCTTGTGAATGATTCCACAGTCTCATTAGAAGATGGATGGGTGGTGCCGGATCACCGAGGGGGAGATTTAACACtttctcttcacacacacacgatttATTTAGTCCCGTTACACAACTGCACATCATAAAGCATGTATGACATATGTTGTTCAGTGTACCTTTCACACCTGACCTGctaacagattttttaaattgattgtCAAACTATTTTTACACTCACCACAATAATGAGAACAACCAGTTCATATATCAAGGAACACATAGAGGCTTTAGAAGAAATACAGGGCTGaaaacatatacataaataaGTAAAGAAAGCACATGGAACATCTAGTTTAGCATTTGTACAAAGGCTAACATAttagtaacaataataaaagtaaataatgcACATCTTGTAAATAAAGCAAATCTTGTTTGGCATTTGTATAaagaataacataaaaataaatataaaataaacagatttacaattaaaacacattttaatgtggttgtaaagagtttatttttacttttttcttttatcgAAACGCGTTGAAGCTCATTTAGAAAGACGCCAACTCTTCTGACCTTGGGGCTTGCCGTAGTTTGTGTTCAACGCGTTGCCATGGTTCCGTCAAACTCGTGCGGCGGTGACTAGATAAGTTGGCAGGATAGtttcctattttcttttttattttattttgatgaagtGGTTCTCTTAAGAAGCTACAGAGCctgttttccatgtgtttttttgtatttaatgccATGTAAACTAATACGGCACTGGCACAGTAGTTAAACGTAAGCAACCCATCTCCTAATGTTAGCCAGTGTTAGCTAATGTTaggcagcagcagagactaAATAGCTAACACTTGTCGCAGGttaaaataacaagtaaaaGAATTCAGCTGTTTACATATtaacactgtattttttgtttgtttgtttgtttcggACACAGCCAATGAAAATGAATACATGGGCTGCCTGGACCATAGCCTGTCTACATTAAACATCGCTGCATCACTTGCACAATGTCTGTcccagaggagaaggagagggttCCTGACCTTCAGCTTAACTTTGTCTTTGGGAGCAGTGTTGACAAACCACAGACCCCCCTCTATCTGCCTGAGGACACAGGACCACAGGAGCTCACTCAGTATTATTCAACAGAGATGTTGTGTCTGAGCAGAAATCAGCTGAAATATGTTGCAGAAAGTATTTTGAAATATAGCACACTAAAGGTCAGTTTGgacttcactgtgtgtttgtaaatctCTACCAAACCCTACTGCATACTGTCTACCGCaatgttttcatgtaaaaacaaaatttattaTACTTAAtatctttgtttaatttatttttctgattatATTTAACTATTCACCGTGTCATCTTCAGCATTTATATCTTGAAGGCAACCAGATCTGCAGTATCCCACATTCATTGTTCACCAGCTTGCCCAACTTGCAGTGGCTGGACCTGAGAAATAACCAAATTGTGTCGCTCCCTGCTGAAATTGGCATGCACAGGTAATTATGCAACTCCTCCTTGAAATATATGCCAATCGATTCCGCTACACTAGGCCACCATGGGAGTACAACATGTTACTTTatcacatttcaaaacatttttttgatgAGAATGTTTCTATTTTAGAGTTTGTCTGTTTAGTATCATATGGTTTGACTTTCAAAACTGATACTATGTTCCTGTTTAGTTAAGACTGCACTCATACCTTAGTCAAGACAAAGCCTTCCAACCATCTAACAATCTGCGCTTTGTTTTCGTGCAGGTCTCTGAAAACATTATTACTAGAAGGGAATCCTATTTCAGAACTTCCCCCAGAGTTAGGTAAGTTGAGTTCAGTCACCTCTACCAGTGAGCCTGTGCTCTTTGAACCACCTCTTCGTCCAcccctgtttttgtttattcagtttctaTAAGCCTCACTGTCAACAAATTTTGATCGAAAGTTAGGTGCATACATATATAGAGATTAACACAATTTGTATCACCATGGCTCTGTGTGCCACCACAGTATTTGAAATCTAATAGTCATCATGTGTTTAAAGTAAATCAGGGAAGAAACTCAGCATATTGTGATGGCTACAAGTTCAAGACTTAAGACAGCCTCTGATTGTAAAAGATTCACAACAATGTCTTAAACTCTGACAAACAACTACAATAGAAGCCTACAGTAAACACTTGAAGCACATATTGTCACATCCAGtgtcaaaatgataaaattgtGTCACTGTCCAAGTATATAGGGATCTAATAGATAGAGCTGTATATATAGCTAGTACAAGATAAGTAGTAGTAAGTAGTAAGTAATAGAAATTATATACAAtatcatttgaaatgttttgttttcctcttacTTACTTGCTTACTACACATTATACACTCTGATACTTACATTAATGTAAGTATCAGAGAGTAAACATTGAAGAAAAGATTcataatttacatatttttccCAGGAAATGTTATTACCCTAAAAGGCCTGAACCTAAGGAACTGCCCCATTACTTTCCCTCCGAAAGACATAGTTCACCAGGGGCTCCAGAGCATCCTCCAGTACCTGAGAAATATTATGGCTATGCGACCAGTTAGCATGAGAAAGACCCCTTCAGGTGAGTCAAAGGCACCTTAACTTTGAATAGCAAAGCAGCAACGTGTTCAGTCTGCACGTGCATCCTAGCCATCTGCTCTTTTTGTCAAAGATAGGATGACTGGCCACAAAAATAGCTCCTTGCCCTGGTACCACTTCACTGGTGTGACTTCTGTTCCCTTGGAGACGGCGCGTGCCTCTCGGCCGACTCCCCCTTCTCCCCATCCCCGTTCCAGCACTGTAATATTTTTAGCCAGATGAAAAAGATCAATAACTTGTGGGCCCTAAACAGGAGCTCTCTGTCACTAAGCACTGTCTAGAGGTAATCACTGTGAGAAGTCCAAGACAGCCCTCCACAGGAGATGATGCTGCTGCACAATGAGCAGAGCCAACCCCTTCAATGAAGCCATTTATCTGACTCTGCATACAAGGTTAATAACAAAGACAGGGCTCTGGTATCCAGGGAAATCTCCTTTGATCTAATTGGCCCAGAGTACAAGTTTAGCCAAGTTGTTTATACACCATTCATGTACATATTACATTGTCATCGACCTTTGTAAGCTGTGATAACATTGAATATTTAGCCGGTTTCAGTCTAATTATACATGAGGGaaaattgtttacattttgaattcaCTTCTAAACATAGATTTTAGAAGGGAATATTTTACCTGCTATTATTGGTCATATGAATTCACTGGTAAAACAcaagtacatactgtatttgctgCAAATGGAAAAGGACTGTATATTCTATAAGAAATTCTTGATAGTCAGCCAGTTCTCATCGTGTACTTCCACTGCAGCTGTAGACAGTGATATTTTTGCCAGGGTTCACTGTGCCCACCTCATTCCTCTTTTTGCCATGGTTTCATTGGTAGAGCTGCCAGTGGTGGAGAAGCTCCAGCTGTCAGAACTGATGGGATCCAGTATGGAGGGGCAGGATGAGTCAGTGGATGAGGACGAGCTGCTGAAGTTCAaggaactgaaagaaaagatgatCCTCCTGGACAAAGCTGAGCTGGGCTCAATAGCTCAGGGGGATAGAAGCACAAAGCCATGTCTTCTTCCTATTACCAAAAGGTAGGTGAGGTAAAAGGATTTCGGTAAACTAAACAAGAGATTTTCTTCAGTTAAAgcaataatttaatttttttgggatccacatgtatgtacattctcTCCAAGAATAAGATAAAATTGACCATTGATACATCTTTGGGCCACAAACATATTCGAGTTGtgcatgtaaaatattttttagtaTGGTTTGGTTTGAAAAGATCAAAATGACTAGTTATCTAATTGCCATTGTTTCTATACAGTGTATTTAGGCTGCAAATATCACCAGTTCATATATTTTATGCAATGCAATAGGAAAATTATTTGGAGAGTGGAGGTGATTTGTTTTAGGTTCAGAAGAAAACTTTAGTTGTGAGGTCTGGACTTGTGATGGACGAAACCTTTAAATGACATTCTCCACAGACGAGAGTGATAAAAAGAATTGCCCCTCGACTTGGACTCAGAGCTCAGGAGAGCAATAAAAGTAAACCATTTTGTTTCAATTTATCTTTCAGAAAAAAGGCAACTACCAAGGCCAGCATAGTTCCCGAGCTCCCTCTGTTTGACACTCATCACTGGAAGAGGccagaagagaggagacaggctgcagtgaaagagctgaaagagaaacaggcTCTTTTCGAGCAGAAGAGAAAGTGAGCTGATTTCTGCTCAGCAATTATTGGTTCAGTActctgttatttgttttattacattttcaccaTTTGATTACACTGGATGAATTACACAACATTCTGGACAATTAATAGATAAGATAAGGAAAGGTGAGACTGGCTGTTGTTTCCTAAAGCACAGCTACATTGTATCTAATTGACATTTCCCCAAGTGGCCGACAGGAAGGGATCAATATTGTGGCCACTATGTAAAGATACAAGAAAGAATCAATGTTTATAGACCCCTTTGCAACCATTCAGAAACAATCAACCAAGACCCATTTTCCTTGACATTCATCTATAGTTATCTGGCTTTCCCATAGGAGCCAAGAGGCTCTTCAGAAGTGGCGTACACAAGCCAAGATCatacagcagaagaaaatgtCGGAACACaagcagaagaagaatgaaagacaaagaaaacccCAGGTATGTGTGGAACACGTCACGTATGTTTCCACCTGACAACCACAAGAGGGCAGTAGAGCATCACCTCTGTAACACTAGGTAGAGGCCTAAAGCCATTCAAATTACATACTGTAATAACCTAAATCATCTTTGCAGTGCATAGGTTTTTTAGGTAGTGTCACAGTTAGTCAGTCAGTGTTAATGATCAGGTCGGTGTTGTTAAGGGCATTTACCTGAGACTGAGATGgaacacagcagcaacacttaGCAATCTATGATATCTATGCATGCAGCCATAAGCTCATTTGACTGCAAGCTACATCGCCAACATCAGTGTAAATATTCACTgaaaaatgtagtaaaaatgACCACAACGAGGCTGATATGTTACAGCTGTAGCTGTGGGTTGTTAACACAGTTGTGTCAGTCTTTATGTACACAAGCTCTGCACTACTGAACAAAATACTGTTGTACAGAGTAATAAACACACTTCCCTATCTGATACAGGAAGCAGAAGCAGATTTGAATCCACAGATGCAGGACAGCAGTTATTCTCCTCATAGGCAGACCCCTACCACAGCCATCACAGAGTGTGAGGAGGCAAGGTACATGAGAGCTCTGGATGTTCAAAATGCTGTTACTGTGATGTCTTGTTAATCTGTCATGGCAGGTGGCCAGGTAGCAGTAAAGGGTGAAGATTTCATGAGGGAACTCAGTAAGGCGTAGTGCTTTATCACGTGGTAAAATTATACTACACAGTTTGAGACAAAAAAAGTGTCCACCACATTTTGCATTGCGTTTCCAGTATGAGCCATGCAGACCACCAGAGACACCTAGTGGACAAAGAGAGACTGTATGCCCACAATAAACAGTTTCCTTTGTTCTTCCTATACATTATTGtcttcacaaaaacaacacacaaagcaGATTTGATGACTCACTGTagattttccattttcatcAACATAACAAATCTTAACTGAGGTGAAGATAATCAGTCATAGGTACTGCATTTGTAGGTAATGTTCCATCCATTAAAGATACATACTCTTTATACCACTAGTGGCCATACCTTAGCATTTAAATAATCAGTCTTTCGGTTTGAATTGTTGACCTTTGATCTGTTTGGCCCTTGAGATCGGCCCGTGAGCTGGAACGGCAGATCCGTGCCCGTGTTGAGAAGATGCAGGAGAGACGCAGGAATCCCAGGGGCACGACCAGCGAGCAGATGGCAGCAACAGAGCAAGATGTGGAGGAGGTCAAACCTGTACTTCATTATTCACACGACGTATCTGTCCTAAATACCTATGATTGTGATCCAAATtggttattcatttatttatttatgtttggttgtgtttcttttttaatgataGATGAGGATGTTGCAGAGGCGGCTcctggagaggaagagaaatctGGGAAGAGACCCTAAAAGTTCTTTTACTATCTTCACTGGAGACAATTGGCCAAGTTTCCTTGATCAGTGACAGGAATTGCACATTTGCCTGAGTTTGATGATAATGAATTCCCACTCAAAATTCATTGTAAAGTCTAATTTGTTAATGAATAACCACTGTAACACTGAGaatactgtttaaataaagatcACAAGGCAGATGAGTGGCTGAGTGATTTGAAATTTTCCATGAATGGCTTAAACCTTCGTTCCCTCCGGACATCTGGAAGACATGCTCTCCACTGTACAAACTActcatgttttgcttttatcttacattattaacatttagtACACAAAACACTCCTAGAATAAATACGGGACCTTTGCGTCTCTAATGTGTGAAATGAAGCTATTCAGTTATTAAATGCTAGATTAGCTTACAACCACAATAGCATATTATTATCATCTGtgttaattataaaaataatcagcacaAAGTCAATGAAAGCTTATGATCTTAggagaaataaaagataaatggCAGGATAAAGGAATATAATTGATTCATCTTAAGAACATTCGACCATGTGGCATACTTAATAAGTATTTAAAGTATCTGAGATTAGTGGTTTTACATAATACAGTGATTGTCTTTGAAATGCAGGTCACAATCATGTCACTTTGTGAAATAAAGAACAGTATCGATTGCAGGAGATTAGGAAATGCATGTACATTAGAATCATTTCCAGTGTTTAGTGATTGTGTTACGTTTAGAACAAAACGCCATCAGGCTGCCGCTGGGGAAACGGAGACATTCCCGAGATAAAAGTGAGTAGTAATGAACAGCATCAAAAGtcaaagtgagacagaaaggGAAGGCCTTGTCTTCAGAGGGTTTCTGCTCCTCTAGCACAGAGAGCGTGATGTCAGCGGCGGCTATACTGTTGTAATTGTACTTGGTGGGGGTGATGGCGTCATTTTATGCCCTGGTGTAGCCTCCTGCTCCAATAGCGAAGGGGAGACGGATCTCTGGCCGACGCGACCGTGGCTCCCTTGGCCGGGATCGAGCACCGCCAAGCCGGACACTTTACCCCGGGAAACATGGAGGCTGTGGCCGAAGAGCTGCGGGCCGGTTCTCGGGTACCTGTCACTATCGATCAAATAGTTAACGATACACTGGTGGTGACGCTGACCTATCGAGAAAGGAACTACACGGGGATATTACTTGATTGCAACAAAAAGTGAGTGTTATTTCCTCCATTTCTTTTATACATTCATCTCTGAAATTAATTTGCCAAACTGTGCTAACGGCTAATCTACCTTTGCTGCTAAGTCTAAGCTAGCCTGTTAGCTAACTGGGCCTGCATAAAAAAGACTTACAGGTTATTGTAGCTGACAAGGGAGCTATCTGCTAGCTAGCCGGCTAATGCAAACTGATATTTTAGCACATAATGATATGATCAGAAACGGTATTTTACTGCGATAAGCAACTGTGTGTCAAGATAGTGACCCTGTCCGCAGAGATTGTTAATGACTTGTCTCAAACAATAGCTTATGTCAATGGGTTCATCTATAGCTTATTGTTAGCCTAATCAAATACAGAGCAGCTAAAACGTATAGAGTGAAAAGGGAGGCCATGAGTGAACAGAAGGGACTTTAACAGTTAGGTTTGGATGTCTTTATGTACACAGATGAAAGTGCATGATGTACTAGTTTTCTGGAGTGATGTTGAAATAATCTCaatgctgtttatttatgtagaaataGCCTCTCATACTCAGTTACTTTAGATCAGTAGAAACAATAGGAATTGGCAGAAAATGGTAAATATACATGTGGGATCTGAGAAATCACAACTGCACTGCttcttaaaatgtgtctgtatctTTGAAAATCTTTTATTAAGATCCAGTGATCACCTCAGGCCCAGTGTTTGACAAGAAAATGCCCTTTTTTAATTCATCAATTACAGGACAACACAATCCTGTTCAAATGATGAAACCATATGTAAATGGACATGTCCGAGTGTCATGACTTATCTACTTGTCTTGTggcgtgcgtgcgtgcgtgtgcgtgtcaCATGTGTAAGCCCTGTGTTGCTCTTGGTACTGTACACCTTAAAAGCCATTGGCTTTAGACTATTAATAGAAAAGCAGAATCAGAATCTGACCAGCTTTGCCCCTTAGTATGCTTAGATGGTTTTTCATGTGAGAGCTCAAGCTGTCCTGAAAATAACCTACCTAAATGGGAAAAGGGGAGGCCTTGGAATAACTTAAAATAGGCCTATATTTTAGGCCTTGTCACTGACATAATTTGACTTCTTCCTTTTCAGCTCATAGAAATACATTTCCTGTCATTGTCTCCCACAgggttttcttttccttttttttttaaatgctatcGCCTATGTCTATCATCCAGACAGATCTCTGCATCTAGTTACACTGTACACAACGTTAAATGGCACCAGTGCAGTGAATCATGACTGGTCATATGCTGCGTCCTTGTATTGTGCTTAACTAGCACTGTGTGTTCCCTGTCACAGGCTGCACTGTTTGTGCTCTGTCAATCACTGTGAAGGCTAATATTCTGCCATTTTTTTAGGGCGCCTATGTAAAGGTGAGAGGAACAAACCTCACCGGGACACTATTATTCAGTTGCCTGCCAGGTACTTCTCCTGGGGAGGAAAACAGGCTCCCCAGTGCGCCCTAATTAATAATCTCACC contains these protein-coding regions:
- the LOC113158201 gene encoding leucine-rich repeat-containing protein 27, with protein sequence MSVPEEKERVPDLQLNFVFGSSVDKPQTPLYLPEDTGPQELTQYYSTEMLCLSRNQLKYVAESILKYSTLKHLYLEGNQICSIPHSLFTSLPNLQWLDLRNNQIVSLPAEIGMHRSLKTLLLEGNPISELPPELGNVITLKGLNLRNCPITFPPKDIVHQGLQSILQYLRNIMAMRPVSMRKTPSELPVVEKLQLSELMGSSMEGQDESVDEDELLKFKELKEKMILLDKAELGSIAQGDRSTKPCLLPITKRKKATTKASIVPELPLFDTHHWKRPEERRQAAVKELKEKQALFEQKRKSQEALQKWRTQAKIIQQKKMSEHKQKKNERQRKPQEAEADLNPQMQDSSYSPHRQTPTTAITECEEARSARELERQIRARVEKMQERRRNPRGTTSEQMAATEQDVEEMRMLQRRLLERKRNLGRDPKSSFTIFTGDNWPSFLDQ